A window of Pongo pygmaeus isolate AG05252 chromosome Y, NHGRI_mPonPyg2-v2.0_pri, whole genome shotgun sequence genomic DNA:
tttccaatttcatccatgtccctacaaaggacatgaactcatcattttttatggctgcatagtattccatggtgtatatgtgccacattttcttaatccagtctatcattgttggacatttgggttggttccaagtctttgctattgtgaatagtgccacagtaaacatacgtgtgcacgtgtctttatagcagcatgatttatagtcctttgggtatatacccagtaatgggatggctgggtcaaatggaatttctagttctagatccctgaggaatcgccacactgacttccacaaggttgaactagtttacagtcccaccagcagcgGAAATgtgtgcctatttctccacatcctctccagtacctgttgtttcctgactttttaatgatcgccattctaactggtgtgagatggtatctcattgtggttttgatttgcatttctctgatggccagtgatggtgagcattttttcatgtgttttttggctgcataaatgtcttcttttgagaagtgtctgttcatgtccttcgctcactttttaatggggttgctttttttttcttgtaaatttgttggagttcattgtagattctggatattagccctttgtcagataagtaggttgcaaaaattttctcctattttgtaggttgcctgttcactctgatggtagtttcttttgctgtgcagaagctctttagtttaattagatcccatttttcaattttggctttagttgacattgcttttggtattttagacatgaagtgtttacccatgcctatgtcctgaatggtaatgcctaggttttcttctagggtttttatgggtttaggtTTAACGTTgaagtctttaaaccatcttgaattgatttttgtataaggtgtaaggaagggatccagtttcagctttctacatatggctagccagtattccTCATTACCACTggattttacattaaaaaaaatagtttgtggTCCTGCCAGTGACTGGTATATGGCTTTGGATTTTATTCATAGGGAACTTATAATTGGTTTGGTTGTCTATTATACTGCTTTACATTTTTCTaaccataaaaatattatttcaaattttaaatatacaataaacattttttcagtaATTGTGAGAGAATTCTTAGCACAATTAAAATTGTCTAACCTAAATGTGTGTTTATTATGTAAAAATTGGCTCCTGCTCTAGTACATTTATATTACACCCTTTTCCACTTTGTCATTAAGTATGAAGCTTTACCTTTACTAGATAAAATATTAAGTGATAATTAAAAAGATACAGCATATTTTAGATGATATTTTTTCCTCATATTTGTAATTCCAataatttggaaggccaaggcagaaagaacgcttgaggccaggagttttgaaCCTGGTTTGGCAAAATGTGAAACACTATCTCCAAAAAAGCTTTTTAGAAAATAGGAAGATATCATGGCTCACACTGGTACCCTTGGCAATTTggaagtccaaggtgggtggatcgcttcagGCCtataatttgaggccagcctgaacaacatagcaagattctgtctctaaaaaaattaaaataattaaataaattgaataattatCTGAGCCTACTAGGCTTTTCCTGGAGAACCAACtaatgggaggctgaagcagcaagAACATGGGTATCACAGGCTGTCACTAAGAAGATCAGACAGACATCTTATTCTTTTACATAGATAAGTGGATACAGCCTACTTTACATTTgtgtttttcatataaaattgcttattttcttgccttttgatGGCTAAAGGTAAGCTTCCAGTTTAGAGTCAGCGGACAACTTTAGCTGAGCCATCTCCCCCTGAATACACCACGGCATTCTTCCTCCCTAAACTGTCACCCATCTTAGCTCCCCAAAATGCTCAGCCACAATTTGACTTAGATGGTCctacatttaatgtgattttgTCTTCTGATCCTCCTATTATTAACTCCCTCTTTCCTCTACATCCATGTCCTGTCTTTTGCTGCTGTCTGTAATCATTCATCCTCTCGCATCACAAAAGAAGTCGGTACTCCCTTCAGCTAGAGCAACATGAAAATTcctgagaaaagcaaaaaaattaaaaaatattttaagtttgcacttttttaatttaaaaaaactgtcaAAATTGAGAAACCACAGGCATCTGGTAGGGGCACCTGTTTCATCTTCACAGAGTTTACCGATGTGAACATTTTTGTTACATAATGTGAACACGGAAAATTCTGAATTaaacaagcacacacacaaaacacaaaacctaAACTATATTAAACCAAGACAATCTTCTAACAATGACATCTCTTTCTAGTATGAGAGAACTGCCTCCTATAGTATGATAAATATCAATACTATATTTCCTTCTTCCACACATATTCAACACTTACCAATGCTaaggaatttgaattttaatatatCAACTGTCAACCATGAACATATAAAAATTCTTACTGTAAATGAGGCATGGTTATTTTATTCAATACTAAAATTACTTCGCAAATTCAAGTCCCGTTTTATAATGATGCCATTATTTTCATGGCACAAAGATTATTCCTTACAAAATCTATTCTTTAATAGAGATTTGGTTCTTGgagccaaatttaaaaaaaatgctgcttagacacacatacatatttacttttcttaaaacattttcttgttgttattatttttattattatttttttaatctcccaCTCTTAGGGATCCCCTTACAAGTAAGTCACCtgcttttaaaatctctttcatCATTAACATTTGTCAGATATTTACAGACATACCAAATTAAACCATTAAATATTCTTCTGATATGACTGAAACATGTTTTGAAGAGATATGCATAAAAAAAGCTTTTCATTCTGAAATATAATCAGTTAGTTTTATTCATATTTGTCTTCACCTTAATTTTTGAAGGTAAGttccaaataatataaaattacatttgaGTGTACAATTGAAAGGAATTTAATATGTTTATGATGTCGTACAATCATCATCTATCACTAGTTCTTAAACATTTCTATAGCCCCACCAGAAACTCCATATTTGCTAAAcagttctttttatttcccagcccctgacaacccaTAACCCACCATTTTATCTCTATGGCCGTGTCTTTTTACCACATAGGTTTTGCACTCCATCAGTTTTCAATCCAACATGCCACACTGGTTTTAAAATcgttcatatttctttttctttttctttccttttttttttttttttgcaattactaGGCCCTATGCTGTCACATTAATGTAGTTATAGTGTGTGTGTCAGGAAGAACACTGGATTTATTTCAGGGATTGaggacattattttcttatttatttaaataatgctgCAGGGAAGAGATTATTGCAGCTTACATTGTGTAAGTCAGCAGTCTATACTTTATTTTCACTGGATACATTTCTCAGACTGGGAAGGAAACCATTTGGGCTAGATTTTGTTGGTTGCTAGGAGACCAAAGTCCTCTTGTGATGTCATTGTTACTCAGCTTGGGAACCACTGTGATGGTCTAGATTACTTTACCTGCCTAGGCCTTCTGAGGCATCATTTGAAGCTGCAGTCTTGAAAACCATGCAGGCTGGAAGAGtatctaaagaaatatttatttgagatggcacATGTTTCTTCAGAAACTCAAGATGTTTCTCCCAAAGATGAATTAACTGGTTCAGAAGCCTCCACTAGTTCTCCAGTGTGTGAACACACCTTCCCTGGGGACTCAGACTTACGGTCAATGATTGAAGAAAATGCTTTTCAGGTTTTGTCACAAGGATCCTTGTTAAAAAGGCCACGTTACACAGTTTGTGTCTCTGAGCCAGATAAAGatgatgattttctttctctgaacttTCCCAggaaactttggaaaatagttgaaAGTGACCAATTCAAGTCTATTTCATGGGCTGAGAATGGAACTTGCATAGTGATTAATGAAGAGCttttcaagaaagaaattttggGAAAAAAGGCTCCTTACAGAATATTTCAAACTGATACTATCAAAAGTTTTCTTCGACAGCTCAACCTTTATGGATTTAGTAAAATTCAACAGAATTTTCAGAGATCTGCCTCTCTAGCCACCTTTCTGGCAGAAGAGAAAGAATCCTCTGTCTTAAGCAAGGTATTTAACATATTTCAGTTACCACTTTATGTAaagtatatatgtaattttacttTGTACATCAGTAAATATGTTAATACATGCAATAAGaccatattttgaaaattatataaaatattaaggtagaattttttttgaaattattgtgTTCAGCTTGAGCATTAACCTTTtagtgttttaagaaattttgctAACAACTTTGAATCTTACCAGTGAACTCCAAATCAGTGTACCAAAGCCACTTAATGAaatattactattaatatataacatgtttTCACTTGAGGGCTTAACAACTTGAGTGGTTTTTCCCAACAAGcatgttcttaaaaataataaacaatgttTATGAGTTATTTGATGACATTAAGTTTGTGTGGCAAAACAGAAATCTGATATTTTATGTGTTGCGTTTGTTATTTTCACTTGTCTCTTGGATTAAAATGGCACTGAATTacctttttctttggttttagttAAAGTTCTACTATAATCCAAATTTCAAGCGTGGCTATCCCCAACTTTTAGTAAGAGTGAAGAGAAGAATTGGTGTTAAAAATACTTCACCTATATCTACTTTATTTAATGAAGATTTCAACAAGAAGCATTTTAGAGCAGGGGCTAACATGGAGAATCATAATTCTGCCTTAGCTGCTGAAGCTACTGAAGAAAGTTTATTTTCAGCctctaaaaatttaaatatgcctCTAACCAGGGAATCTTCTGTCAGACAGATAATTGCAAATTCATCTGTCCCAATTAGAAGTGGTTtccctcctccttcaccttcaaCCTCAGTTGGACCATCAGAACAAATTGCAACAGATCAACATGCTATTTTAAATCAGTTGACCACTATTCATATGCACTCTCATAGCACCTACAGCACCTACATGCAAGCAAGGGGCCACACTGTGAATTTTATTACAACCACAACTTCTCAATATCACATCATATCTCCCTTAAAAAACGGTTATTTTGGGCTGGTAGTGGAACCATCTGCTGTTCCCACACAATATCCTGTGGTACCAGTCAATCAGGCTCCATATTGTAACATGCTACCAGCAGGCAACCCGTGGTTGCAAATGCCTACGATAGCTGATAGATCAGCTGCCGCTCGTTCCAGGCCAGCTCTTCAACCATCACCACTGGACAAATATCACCCTAATTACAACTGATCTGCCATTAAAGGAGGATCAGATTATGCATGACAACAGAGACTAACATTTATATTgacaaaaaaaccctaaaaatgtCTGCAATTGTCTTATTGAACAATAAAATTGCATGTTTACTTACATGTttgct
This region includes:
- the LOC129025967 gene encoding heat shock transcription factor, Y-linked isoform 1 (isoform 1 is encoded by transcript variant 1) yields the protein MAHVSSETQDVSPKDELTGSEASTSSPVCEHTFPGDSDLRSMIEENAFQVLSQGSLLKRPRYTVCVSEPDKDDDFLSLNFPRKLWKIVESDQFKSISWAENGTCIVINEELFKKEILGKKAPYRIFQTDTIKSFLRQLNLYGFSKIQQNFQRSASLATFLAEEKESSVLSKLKFYYNPNFKRGYPQLLVRVKRRIGVKNTSPISTLFNEDFNKKHFRAGANMENHNSALAAEATEESLFSASKNLNMPLTRESSVRQIIANSSVPIRSGFPPPSPSTSVGPSEQIATDQHAILNQLTTIHMHSHSTYSTYMQARGHTVNFITTTTSQYHIISPLKNGYFGLVVEPSAVPTQYPVVPVNQAPYCNMLPAGNPWLQMPTIADRSAAARSRPALQPSPLDKYHPNYN
- the LOC129025967 gene encoding heat shock transcription factor, Y-linked isoform 2 (isoform 2 is encoded by transcript variant 2); the encoded protein is MLFRKLWKIVESDQFKSISWAENGTCIVINEELFKKEILGKKAPYRIFQTDTIKSFLRQLNLYGFSKIQQNFQRSASLATFLAEEKESSVLSKLKFYYNPNFKRGYPQLLVRVKRRIGVKNTSPISTLFNEDFNKKHFRAGANMENHNSALAAEATEESLFSASKNLNMPLTRESSVRQIIANSSVPIRSGFPPPSPSTSVGPSEQIATDQHAILNQLTTIHMHSHSTYSTYMQARGHTVNFITTTTSQYHIISPLKNGYFGLVVEPSAVPTQYPVVPVNQAPYCNMLPAGNPWLQMPTIADRSAAARSRPALQPSPLDKYHPNYN
- the LOC129025967 gene encoding heat shock transcription factor, Y-linked isoform 3 (isoform 3 is encoded by transcript variant 3), which codes for MENHNSALAAEATEESLFSASKNLNMPLTRESSVRQIIANSSVPIRSGFPPPSPSTSVGPSEQIATDQHAILNQLTTIHMHSHSTYSTYMQARGHTVNFITTTTSQYHIISPLKNGYFGLVVEPSAVPTQYPVVPVNQAPYCNMLPAGNPWLQMPTIADRSAAARSRPALQPSPLDKYHPNYN